The Theobroma cacao cultivar B97-61/B2 chromosome 2, Criollo_cocoa_genome_V2, whole genome shotgun sequence genome includes the window ACATcatatttcttcaaaattacTCACTCACCATATGCAAATAACAGAGCAAagcaaagaagagaaaaaaagaatccTAAACATAGGCAACTAAAAAGTTAAAGggtacaaaaacaaataaccaGAAGGAACAAATCCTTGTTACTTGCCATCTCCGGTCGCCCACCACCAAAAGCAACCCTGGAGATACGAAATCATATTAACTAATAAAGAAAAGCCAGTAGGCCACACACAGTCACACATCACAATCAGAAACCCAACAGTCCAAAAAGCTTGGAAAGTATGAATCTCTTACCTTAAACAATTTATTGCGTCAGAAACTTTCAGACAGCTACCGCAAAATGAAGCCTGCAACATTTGCAGACTGAAGGAGaccttggaaaaaaaaaaagagcaaataacAAAGAAGCAGAGACGGGTCAACAATGGGAAAAGGCTGTAGTGTGGAATCTTGGAAAGAGATTCTCTTGGATTCAAAGCTCAGTTAAAGCAAATCATGGATCCCTGCACGTTGGTTTTCCATGGTTGGCTGGTGAGCTGAAAGTCAGCCTGTCGTTAGATATTGAATAATTGGTTGGTTTGCGCTGTCCCATGCATTGAATTACAATATTGAATAATATAACATATTCCGTACTTAtatttaaacaattaattattattttttccatAACATGTGGCATGATtaggaatttttttatttcaagaaataaaaatttaaatctagTTCTCTGAACGAATATATATACTAattatttagttaaaatatttatacgTCAAATTAAGATCAATTAACGAGGATAATTTTATCTCATGCATATGCATTGAATTAGAATATGGAGCAATATAGCATGATCAcaagatcaaaatttttttctattttgagaaataaaaatttaaatccaaTTCTCTAAAAGAcgaatatttattaattattaaattaaatatttatatatcaatTAAGAAGATAATTTTGTACTGGTATCCTCGTAAGGATGGAAACATAGTCAACATTGTTGACAAGCTATAGCCTATAGGTTTGATTATCAAGGAAATGTGACAGTGAATATGGAAGTATTTAAATTACCATGTGATTACGGCAACGTGATGGTGCATGCTTTGACAATGACAGAGAAGGGATTGGTGTATGTAAAGGGGTTCTTGTGATACGGAGAGGAAGcgttgcaaacaagtaaaatgatGTGCCAGAAACAGCAAAGAGGAAGATTGAAGCAATTCCTGAAGTACTAAGTGCTGTGGCAGGTGAAAGACAATAAGAAGAGACTTAAAGAGACTTAGAGAGTACAAGataattagagagagaatttaGAGAGAAAAGCTCTGAAGTTGAGAATGTGTTAGATTGGAGGGGGAGAAAAGAGTCCCCCAAATAAATTGTGAGGCTCTATATATAGTACTAAAAGTGGCGATTACATAACAATAGGCTTTAATGTGTCTAATGAATGGCATTATTATGAAGAGTATTAATGTAAGTAACCGTTACTGTAATTAGATGTAGTAAGACTTgttctcaagtaaaggtaataGAAAAGAAGTTTATAAGAATAGgtataaaaaaagaagctgTACGAGAATAGATACAAGAGAATAAGCTGTACATGAATAAGTATACAAGAATAAGGTAAGAGGGTAAAACACTTGTACTTCAGGAAAGGGTTAAGAGGAATACCTCTTAACTACTTCCATATCTGAGTCACCAAGCCAAACTCTCTGGAACATCCCAAGATGAAAGTAACCCATGAACCCTGCCACTTATTCTGAGTTACTTTCACTGTCATCCAAGTGAAGTGATTATTCTATTCAAAGTGGCTGTTCTGCTTGTATTAGTTGTTTCATATGGAGTAATACTTTACTTTTTCTAATTGTTCTGCTTTAAATAGTACTTGAAGTAGCGCTTCACTTATTTTGCGTGAAGTAACACTTCACTTGTTCTGGTTGTTCTCTGTACAACATTATGTTGTAACATAATTCTTTAGAGTAACAGTATTAACCAAAATCTAGTATCTACATTTTGCCCCCTGCATAATAATtcattgttaaaaataattcttatatattaatttaaagtataatttttttttgtactatAACATATTGTACTGTATCACTTTGAACAGTAATACCTTAGGCAGTACTACTTTAGACAGTAATACTTTAGACAGTAATACCTTAATCAGTAATGCTTTAGGTAGTAACACGTTACTGCGTTGTGTAAGGtgtaatatcaattttttttttgtaatgttaaaatcttttgtaatatttgattgattatgcaataatatttaatatctttcgtaatatttgattgcatttttttatgtcaatatcttttgtaatattttattgattatgcaataatatttaatatctttttcataaaaaatattgattctatttgtaatattttattgattatgtaataatattgaatatctttttcataaaaaatctTGATTCTATGTGACTTATAAATATCAAGTTATTATGaacaattttctttattcataTTCAAAGTAAAGCAAAAAAATTTCAGAGTAAAGTCGATTCTTTTGCGAATCTTTTCAAATAAgtaagtttttcttcttcttgtaatctttttttttttaattttgttttcaattaattaaatttactcGAATTTCTCTTACTTGTTGCCCCCtgcatgaatttttttttttttNNNNNNNNNNNNNNNNNNNNNNNNNNNNNNNNNNNNNNNNNNNNNNNNNNNNNNNNNNNNNNNNNNNNNNNNNNNNNNNNNNNNNNNNNNNNNNNNNNNNNNNNNNNNNNNNNNNNNNNNNNNNNNNNNNNNNNNNNNNNNNNNNNNNNNNNNNNNNNNNNNNNNNNNNNNNNNNNNNNNNNNNNNNNNNNNNNNNNNNNNNNNNNNNNNNNNNNNNNNNNNNNNNNNNNNNNNNNNNNNNNNNNNNNNNNNNNNNNNNNNNNNNNNNNNNNNNNNNNNNNNNNNNNNNNNNNNNNNNNNNNNNNNNNNNNNNNNNNNNNNNNNNNNNNNNNNNNNNNNNNNNNNNNNNNNNNNNNNNNNNNNNNNNNNNNNNNNNNNNNNNNNNNNNNNNNNNNNNNNNNNNNNNNNNNNNNNNNNNNNNNNNNNNNNNNNNNNNNNNNNNNNNNNNNNNNNNNNNNNNNNNNNNNNNNNNNNNNNNNNNNNNNNNNNNNNNNNNNNNNNNNNNNNNNNNNNNNNNNNNNNNNNNNNNNNNNNNNNNNNNNNNNNNNNNNNNNNNNNNNNNNNNNNNNNNNNNNNNNNNNNNNNNNNNNNNNNNNNNNNNNNNNNNNNNNNNNNNNNNNNNNNNNNNNNNNNNNNNNNNNNNNNNNNNNNNNNNNNNNNNNNNNNNNNNNNNNNNNNNNNNNNNNNNNNNNNNNNNNNNNNNNNNNNNNNNNNNNNNNNNNNNNNNNNNNNNNNNNNNNNNNNNNNNNNNNNNNNNNNNNNNNNNNNNNNNNNNNNNNNNNNNNNNNNNNNNNNNNNNNNNNNNNNNNNNNNNNNNNNNNNNNNNNNNNNNNNNNNNNNNNNNNNNNNNNNNNNNNNNNNNNNNNNNNNNNNNNNNNNNNNNNNNNNNNNNNNNNNNNNNNNNNNNNNNNNNNNNNNNNNNNNNNNNNNNNNNNNNNNNNNNNNNNNNNNNNNNNNNNNNNNNNNNNNNNNNNNNNNNNNNNNNNNNNNNNNNNNNNNNNNNNNNNNNNNNNNNNNNNNNNNNNNNNNNNNNNNNNNNNNNNNNNNNNNNNNNNNNNNNNNNNNNNNNNNNNNNNNNNNNNNNNNNNNNNNNNNNNNNNNNNNNNNNNNNNNNNNNNNNNNNNNNNNNNNNNNNNNNNNNNNNNNNNNNNNNNNNNNNNNNNNNNNNNNNNNNNNNNNNNNNNNNNNNNNNNNNNNNNNNNNNNNNNNNNNNNNNNNNNNNNNNNNNNNNNNNNNNNNNNNNNNNNNNNNNNNNNNNNNNNNNNNNNNNNNNNNNNNNNNNNNNNNNNNNNNNNNNNNNNNNNNNNNNNNNNNNNNNNNNNNNNNNNNNNNNNNNNNNNNNNNNNNNNNNNNNNNNNNNNNNNNNNNNNNNNNNNNNNNNNNNNNNNNNNNNNNNNNNNNNNNNNNNNNNNNNNNNNNNNNNNNNNNNNNNNNNNNNNNNNNNNNNNNNNNNNNNNNNNNNNNNNNNNNNNNNNNNNNNNNNNNNNNNNNNNNNNNNNNNNNNNNNNNNNNNNNNNNNNNNNNNNNNNNNNNNNNNNNNNNNNNNNNNNNNNNNNNNNNNNNNNNNNNNNNNNNNNNNNNNNNNNNNNNNNNNNNNNNNNNNNNNNNNNNNNNNNNNNNNNNNNNNNNNNNNNNNNNNNNNNNNNNNNNNNNNNNNNNNNNNNNNNNNNNNNNNNNNNNNNNNNNNNNNNNNNNNNNNNNNNNNNNNNNNNNNNNNNNNNNNNNNNNNNNNNNNNNNNNNNNNNNNNNNNNNNNNNNNNNNNNNNNNNNNNNNNNNNNNNNNNNNNNNNNNNNNNNNNNNNNNNNNNNNNNNNNNNNNNNNNNNNNNNNNNNNNNNNNNNNNNNNNNNNNNNNNNNNNNNNNNNNNNNNNNNNNNNNNNNNNNNNNNNNNNNNNNNNNNNNNNNNNNNNNNNNNNNNNNNNNNNNNNNNNNNNNNNNNNNNNNNNNNNNNNNNNNNNNNNNNNNNNNNNNNNNNNNNNNNNNNNNNNNNNNNNNNNNNNNNNNNNNNNNNNNNNNNNNNNNNNNNNNNNNNNNNNNNNNNNNNNNNNNNNNNNNNNNNNNNNNNNNNNNNNNNNNNNNNNNNNNNNNNNNNNNNNNNNNNNNNNNNNNNNNNNNNNNNNNNNNNNNNNNNNNNNNNNNNNNNNNNNNNNNNNNNNNNNNNNNNNNNNNNNNNNNNNNNNNNNNNNNNNNNNNNNNNNNNNNNNNNNNNNNNNNNNNNNNNNNNNNNNNNNNNNNNNNNNNNNNNNNNNNNNNNNNNNNNNNNNNNNNNNNNNNNNNNNNNNNNNNNNNNNNNNNNNNNNNNNNNNNNNNNNNNNNNNNNNNNNNNNNNNNNNNNNNNNNNNNNNNNNNNNNNNNNNNNNNNNNNNNNNNNNNNNNNNNNNNNNNNNNNNNNNNNNNNNNNNNNNNNNNNNNNNNNNNNNNNNNNNNNNNNNNNNNNNNNNNNNNNNNNNNNNNNNNNNNNNNNNNNNNNNNNNNNNNNNNNNNNNNNNNNNNNNNNNNNNNNNNNNNNNNNNNNNNNNNNNNNNNNNNNNNNNNNNNNNNNNNNNNNNNNNNNNNNNNNNNNNNNNNNNNNNNNNNNNNNNNNNNNNNNNNNNNNNNNNNNNNNNNNNNNNNNNNNNNNNNNNNNNNNNNNNNNNNNNNNNNNNNNNNNNNNNNNNNNNNNNNNNNNNNNNNNNNNNNNNNNNNNNNNNNNNNNNNNNNNNNNNNNNNNNNNNNNNNNNNNNNNNNNNNNNNNNNNNNNNNNNNNNNNNNNNNNNNNNNNNNNNNNNNNNNNNNNNNNNNNNNNNNNNNNNNNNNNNNNNNNNNNNNNNNNNNNNNNNNNNNNNNNNNNNNNNNNNNNNNNNNNNNNNNNNNNNNNNNNNNNNNNNNNNNNNNNNNNNNNNNNNNNNNNNNNNNNNNNNNNNNNNNNNNNNNNNNNNNNNNNNNNNNNNNNNNNNNNNNNNNNNNNNNNNNNNNNNNNNNNNNNNNNNNNNNNNNNNNNNNNNNNNNNNNNNNNNNNNNNNNNNNNNNNNNNNNNNNNNNNNNNNNNNNNNNNNNNNNNNNNNNNNNNNNNNNNNNNNNNNNNNNNNNNNNNNNNNNNNNNNNNNNNNNNNNNNNNNNNNNNNNNNNNNNNNNNNNNNNNNNNNNNNNNNNNNNNNNNNNNNNNNNNNNNNNNNNNNNNNNNNNNNNNNNNNNNNNNNNNNNNNNNNNNNNNNNNNNNNNNNNNNNNNNNNNNNNNNNNNNNNNNNNNNNNNNNNNNNNNNNNNNNNNNNNNNNNNNNNNNNNNNNNNNNNNNNNNNNNNNNNNNNNNNNNNNNNNNNNNNNNNNNNNNNNNNNNNNNNNNNNNNNNNNNNNNNNNNNNNNNNNNNNNNNNNNNNNNNNNNNNNNNNNNNNNNNNNNNNNNNNNNNNNNNNNNNNNNNNNNNNNNNNNNNNNNNNNNNNNNNNNNNNNNNNNNNNNNNNNNNNNNNNNNNNNNNNNNNNNNNNNNNNNNNNNNNNNNNNNNNNNNNNNNNNNNNNNNNNNNNNNNNNNNNNNNNNNNNNNNNNNNNNNNNNNNNNNNNNNNNNNNNNNNNNNNNNNNNNNNNNNNNNNNNNNNNNNNNNNNNNNNNNNNNNNNNNNNNNNNNNNNNNNNNNNNNNNNNNNNNNNNNNNNNNNNNNNNNNNNNNNNNNNNNNNNNNNNNNNNNNNNNNNNNNNNNNNNNNNNNNNNNNNNNNNNNNNNNNNNNNNNNNNNNNNNNNNNNNNNNNNNNNNNNNNNNNNNNNNNNNNNNNNNNNNNNNNNNNNNNNNNNNNNNNNNNNNNNNNNNNNNNNNNNNNNNNNNNNNNNNNNNNNNNNNNNNNNNNNNNNNNNNNNNNNNNNNNNNNNNNNNNNNNNNNNNNNNNNNNNNNNNNNNNNNNNNNNNNNNNNNNNNNNNNNNNNNNNNNNNNNNNNNNNNNNNNNNNNNNNNNNNNNNNNNNNNNNNNNNNNNNNNNNNNNNNNNNNNNNNNNNNNNNNNNNNNNNNNNNNNNNNNNNNNNNNNNNNNNNNNNNNNNNNNNNNNNNNNNNNNNNNNNNNNNNNNNNNNNNNNNNNNNNNNNNNNNNNNNNNNNNNNNNNNNNNNNNNNNNNNNNNNNNNNNNNNNNNNNNNNNNNNNNNNNNNNNNNNNNNNNNNNNNNNNNNNNNNNNNNNNNNNNNNNNNNNNNNNNNNNNNNNNNNNNNNNNNNNNNNNNNNNNNNNNNNNNNNNNNNNNNNNNNNNNNNNNNNNNNNNNNNNNNNNNNNNNNNNNNNNNNNNNNNNNNNNNNNNNNNNNNNNNNNNNNNNNNNNNNNNNNNNNNNNNNNNNNNNNNNNNNNNNNNNNNNNNNNNNNNNNNNNNNNNNNNNNNNNNNNNNNNNNNNNNNNNNNNNNNNNNNNNNNNNNNNNNNNNNNNNNNNNNNNNNNNNNNNNNNNNNNNNNNNNNNNNNNNNNNNNNNNNNNNNNNNNNNNNNNNNNNNNNNNNNNNNNNNNNNNNNNNNNNNNNTTTTATTTcctcattttcatcaatttttttttttagggaGAATCAAATACAAGAGTAGAACTCAATTCAGTTGAAGAGGAAGAAACTTCTGAAGTAGAGACTGAAGAAGAATCATGTGACTCTGAACGTAGTGATGAATCTGATGATGAATCCATTGATGTTGATAAAGCTGAAATTGAGGGTGGGCCAACCCCTTTTGAtgatttcattgattttgacgttttatttccaaatcatgttCATAGTTCTACCATGAACCAGGTATAAACATATTACTATGTTACTCTAATTGATGTTGTTCCattccccccccccccttttttttttttaaattaagatcGTTCTTACTCCCCAGGCTATTCGAGATGAGGTTGTTTCTGACACTGAGACTATTCCTGCTGGTGAAGTTGTTCCTGAGGTTACTCCAAATATTGAGGTTATTGAAGATGTTAGAATTGATACTGATAATGTTAGAGCTATTCCAATGACTCCTCGTGCTTATTCCTCCCCAGTGCCAGAACATAGAGATACAAGTAATGCTTTTAGCACTCAAATAGCACATACTGAACAAAGTAGTAAAAAAGTTGACTTCCATGGTTTTCAAGTTTCACTGGAATATGTGACATACTTAGAACAGGTTTTCAACATAGAGGGAGAGTTTTGGAGTACCTCATTTGTAAAGAACGTAGACGTCATTTGCTTAATGATGGACGTATTGGGTAGAGCTTTAGTCATTTCTCATGCTCCATTGATAAGTACTTCACCAGAGGAATTGCAACAGATGTTACAAGATTTCGATGATGCTTGTAACTTTGGATTCAAGCTTGAATGCCTCAATGATTGTAGATCAAAAGCCAAGATTTTTCTCAACAAGTCTTCCTTGGAAGATGAGTTAGAAGACATTGCAGCGAAGATAACTTCATTAAAAAAACGTGAAGCTGAAGTACGAGAACAATTAGATGTATTTGCCAATAATAACTCTTCTCTATGGAATATGTAATTGGCTAgtcttttacttttctttgactctttttgAAACTCATTTGAGTCAGTACTTTGCTATTGATATatcacatttctttttcttttacaataataataatgctTCGCTTGTTGTGTACTTATTCACTTTTTGTATCATTGTATGCGGCCAAAAGGTAATTCTCAACTTTTCATCAAGGAGATTAACTCTAACTTGACGTGAAAGAGATTATTTCATCCCTTCAAATAAGCAAGCATAAGAGCTGCGGCCAATTTGTGAGTAATAAGGTAAGGCCAAAGATGAACGATGAAGCTTACGGCCAATAACATATTATCATTACAGCCAAATTATGAGCGATAAAGCTAGCGGCTGAAAtgttaatgattaattatggTCAAATATTGAGCGATACAGCTTGCGACCAATAATATTATTGCAGCCAAGATATAAGCAATGAAGCTAGCGgataaattataaatagtaaaaCACAGCCAATATAAAAGCGGTGAAGCTGCGGCTAAAATGCCTTTCATTGCGAAAGAGTAAATCATGTATTTTGCATACAACAAAGAGTGGAGTTAGAACCTCATACATGATACTTctttatatattgaaaattgaTCGGTGCAGTGATGGCGTTGTTCTTCGGATTTATCAATTTGCAATATCCACTTTCATTCACCTCATGAACAATATATGGTTTTTCCCATTTTGGCCTGAATTTAGAAGATGGTGTTCCTCTTCTAATATGCTCAGCTGCGCGTAACACTAGATCTCCCTCTTCAAAATTCCTCCTCTTCACTAGCTTGTCATAAGCTCTACTCAACCTTCTTTGATAGACTAATAAATTCTTCTTTGCTCtatctcttctttcttctaaTGCTTCCAATTCTAACATTCGtaaattatcattatcaaGTTTAGCGTCTAGAGCTAATCTTGCAGACGGAACTAGAATTTCAGCAGGTAGCATTGCCTCTGTTCCATATACTAGTGAAAAAGGAGTTGCCTTCATAGGTTCACACTTGAAAGTCCTATATGCCCATAATGCTACTGGAAGTGCATCATGCCACATCTTTGGTTCTTCATGCACCATTCTATTAAGCACTTTAAGTAAAGTCTTGTTAATAGCTTCAGCTTGACCATTTCCTTTCGGGTAGTAAGGAGTAGACTTCACATGATCCACATCGTAAAGAGCAAGTAATTCCCTTACATTGGCATTAATGAACGGAGTACTATTATCTGAAAGAATACGTCTAGGTATGCCGAACCTGCAAATGATGTTTTCCTTGATGAAATTTGCCACAGCCGGCCCAGTCGCATTCTTCAAAGAAATAGCTTCCACCCATTTAGTAAAGCACTCTGTTGCTGCTAATATCCAAGTATATCCTTTAGAAGAAGGATTGATTGGTCCAATCAAATCAAACGCCCAAGTATGGAATGGCCATGGAGTAATGATGCTATGAAGTTGTACAGCTGGAGCATGTATAGCATTCCCATAAATCTGACACGGATAACACTTCCTTGCATAATTCACTGCATCTGTTTCCATAGTAGGCCAATAATACCCAAGATCCAAAAGCTTCTGATAAAGTTTTCTTCCATCTTCATGCTCTCCACTACTACTTACATGCACTTCTGCTAACAATGGATTGACATCAGCTGGGGAAACACATTTCAATGATGTTCCTGCAAATGAGAGCCTAAATAAGTCATTtcctttaagaaaaaaaacgTTGAGCTCTTCTCTTGAGTTGTCTTGCATCTTGAAAGTTAGCTGGTAAAATTCCATTTTAGAGAAGATCAATATAAGGCCTACGCCAATCACCGGCACTTCCCACAAAATTACACTCTTATACATCTGGTGGTTCAGAACATCTAATGCAAGCCTTTTGAAGTTGTAAAGCATCTTTACACATAGATGGCCAAAAATATCCTGTTCTTTGGATTAAGCGATGTAAAGGTGGTCATTCCTCGCCACACCATTGTTCATGGGCTATTCTCAATCTTTCTTTTGCCTCTTCCTCAGAAACGCATCTTGCGAGAACTCCATTACTTTCTTTGTGGTAAAGTGTACCATGAATCAAAATGTAGTGCTTTAAGCGCGGAATAGCAGTAAAACTAGGGTTAAGCAGCTCTTCTATGATGGATTTTCGCAAATCCTCTTCGTCATAAATTGGAGGTCGTAATAGCTCACTGGATGGACATGAGATAGTCCTCTTGAGTACAACTATAGGAATACTTCGTTCTTTCTCCGGAATACAAACTTTAGAAGCCAAAGTAGCAAGAGCATCTACATAACAGTTCGTTGTTCTCGGAGTATGTTCACATCTCACCGTTTGAAATTTCTTTAACAAAGACTGAACAAGAGTCCTGTAAGAAGCAAGTATTGGTTCTTTCAAAGAAAACTCACCATTAGTCTGCTTTACAATAAGATTAGAATCCCCATGGATGTAAATATTGCTTATTCCAATTGTTGTTGCCGCATACAACCCTAAAACTAGGGCTTCATACTCAGCTTGATTGTTTATGCATGGGAAATCTAGCTTGAAAGCTAACGAGATAGGTTCTCTACTTGACTCAAAAGAGTTTAACTCTAAAcatgaaatcaagaaattcCCATATTCACTAGGTGCTTCCAAGACACGAAGACCTTTTCCCTCTAAAGAGATGTGACCTCTACTTAAATGAGAGACAACTAATTCACAACTTTGTACTGCAGAGTTATCTTCTCTACTCGGAGGAATAAGAACTATTCCGGCACCTCCTCCAAAATTGTTTGAAGAACCATCAAAGTATAAACTCCATTCCCCTTCTTCTATATTTACTACGCACACTTCTTCATGAAATTCAGCTGGAATGGCATCAGGAATAAT containing:
- the LOC108660777 gene encoding uncharacterized protein LOC108660777, which produces MNQAIRDEVVSDTETIPAGEVVPEVTPNIEVIEDVRIDTDNVRAIPMTPRAYSSPVPEHRDTSNAFSTQIAHTEQSSKKVDFHGFQVSLEYVTYLEQVFNIEGEFWSTSFVKNVDVICLMMDVLGRALVISHAPLISTSPEELQQMLQDFDDACNFGFKLECLNDCRSKAKIFLNKSSLEDELEDIAAKITSLKKREAEVREQLDVFANNNSSLWNM